The Canis lupus familiaris isolate Mischka breed German Shepherd chromosome X, alternate assembly UU_Cfam_GSD_1.0, whole genome shotgun sequence genome has a segment encoding these proteins:
- the LOC119868178 gene encoding cytochrome c oxidase subunit 6A1, mitochondrial-like — protein MAVVAAVFQLSGLLGQSRAQLGQSMLSGAHSKEGSARIWKALTHFIVLPGVGLSMLNGFLKSHHGEHGRLEFIAYPHLHIRSKPFSWGDGNHTLFHNSHVNPLPTRYEDE, from the coding sequence ATGGCGGTGGTGGCAGCTGTGTTCCAGCTCTCTGGGCTGCTAGGTCAGTCCAGGGCACAGCTGGGGCAGTCCATGTTGAGCGGTGCCCACAGCAAGGAGGGCTCAGCTCGCATATGGAAGGCCCTCACCCACTTCATAGTGCTCCCCGGCGTGGGACTGAGCATGCTGAACGGCTTCCTGAAGTCCCATCATGGAGAGCACGGAAGACTTGAGTTCATTGCCTACCCCCATCTCCACATCAGGTCCAAGCCCTTTTCCTGGGGAGACGGTAATCATACTCTATTCCATAACTCTCACGTGAATCCACTTCCAACCAGATATGAAGATGAATAA